A portion of the Rhodococcus pseudokoreensis genome contains these proteins:
- a CDS encoding 2-oxo acid dehydrogenase subunit E2, producing MTTNQIAATTVVLPSLGENVTEATVTRWLKSRGDRIEEGEPLLEVSTDKVDTEIPSPMAGILVDILASEDTIVDVGGPLGVIGEDAGKQTLPEPEPAPIVEPVTVSGVDRVEKLPRIRRTIARRMVESLQTSAQLTTVVEVDVTAIARLRAQEKEDFHRRAGMKLSFLPFFVAAAVEALAEHPVINSSLDADCTEVTYHGAVHLGMAVDSDKGLMVPVIRDASALSISGLTRAIADAADSVRSGSIKPDDLSGGTFTITNTGSRGALFDTPIINQPQSAILGLGTVVERLVPTRGARGSLEIGVRSMAYLSLSYDHRIVDGADAARYLTTVRQRLEAGFDPAALQ from the coding sequence ATGACTACGAATCAAATCGCCGCGACCACCGTGGTGCTGCCGTCGCTCGGGGAAAACGTCACCGAGGCGACCGTCACCCGCTGGCTCAAATCGCGAGGTGACCGCATCGAGGAGGGGGAGCCGCTGCTCGAGGTGTCCACCGACAAGGTCGACACCGAGATCCCGTCGCCGATGGCCGGGATTCTCGTCGACATCCTGGCTTCAGAGGACACTATCGTCGACGTCGGCGGCCCGCTGGGGGTGATCGGTGAGGACGCTGGAAAGCAGACACTGCCGGAACCCGAGCCTGCGCCCATCGTCGAACCGGTCACGGTGTCCGGCGTGGACCGCGTCGAGAAGCTGCCGCGGATCCGCCGGACCATCGCCCGCCGGATGGTCGAATCGTTGCAGACGTCTGCGCAATTGACGACAGTCGTCGAGGTCGATGTCACCGCGATCGCCCGCTTGCGGGCGCAGGAGAAGGAAGACTTCCACCGGCGCGCAGGCATGAAGTTGTCGTTCCTGCCGTTCTTCGTGGCCGCCGCGGTCGAAGCGCTCGCCGAGCATCCGGTGATCAACTCCTCGCTCGATGCCGATTGCACCGAGGTCACCTACCACGGCGCGGTGCACCTCGGTATGGCCGTCGACAGCGACAAGGGCCTGATGGTGCCCGTCATCCGAGACGCGAGTGCGCTTTCGATTTCCGGGCTCACACGTGCTATCGCCGACGCCGCAGACAGCGTGCGGTCGGGATCCATCAAGCCCGACGACCTTTCCGGCGGCACCTTCACCATCACTAACACCGGCAGCCGCGGGGCATTGTTCGACACCCCGATCATCAACCAACCCCAGTCCGCGATCCTCGGTCTCGGGACTGTCGTCGAACGTCTCGTCCCCACCCGCGGCGCCAGGGGTTCCCTCGAGATCGGAGTTCGATCGATGGCCTACCTCTCGCTCTCCTATGACCACCGCATCGTCGACGGCGCCGACGCCGCCCGCTACCTCACCACCGTGCGGCAGCGGCTGGAAGCGGGATTTGACCCTGCAGCTCTGCAATGA